Genomic window (Spirosoma sp. KCTC 42546):
ACTTTTAGAGTTAAAACCCTGCTAGGCCAAGCAACTTTGTTGATCACAAGCTTAGCGAGAGCTTACGAATCCATTAACTAACAATTGGATAAAACAGGACAGCTATGTGAACTGGATCGGCTCCTGGAGCTACTGTTTCTTCTAAACTAACCCAGTATGAACCAACGAAAAGAACCTCTCTTTCAAAGTTGTTACGGGCAGGCTACAGTTTGTCGTCGTAGTGGTGGATTCTGGCTTGATTTCGGTGAAACCCAGATTTGGCTTTGTCACGAGCGCTTACGGCAATTAGCCCGCAAGGTAAATCACCTGGTGAACGTTTCGGAACGGCCACACGGCCAGGCATTTTCCCAGCAACTATTGTTGTGTCTACCTGGCTCGTATGACACTGTGTCGGTTTTCTCCTTTGACGAATTGCTGGATTTGCAGGCTTTAGTCAATGGCTCACTAGCGATGGTAGATCTGTACGATTTCCTGCACGTTAATCAACTCCATATTGCCAGTTGATGTGCGTGCAGGAGTCTGGCTCGGGTAACTATCCGCACCAGCCAGAGTAGCCTGTATCGGCAAGTATAAATACTTATACGTATATAGATACACGGTAGAAAAAGAACGCTCAGCATATAAACCTGAAAGTAGTATCGCTATTGACTAAACCTGCGGAGACTACTGATAGCAATACCGATGTGCTTCTATTGATAGATACCAATTGATCTGTACCCGCATCTCTACCTATACACGTAACGAGTATGAACTATCAGACTGGATTGGCTAATGAGATAGCCATTGATCCGCAGGAATGGAGAGAACGGTTAACGAGTTATTATCGTGAAACAGGCACCAGATCGTCCGCAAAGCAGATATCGGTAGCCATGGCTCTTGGCGAACAAATGGCCTATACAAATGCAGATACCTTATGGCTGTTTATGCGTAGACAAAAAATTCAGATTAGTAGGGCAACTGTTTATAAAACCCTAACGTGGCTGGTTGGGGCTGGTTTTGTTCATAAAAAGGGGAATGGCCATCGAACCGCCCTGTATTTAGTGAATCAAATACAGGCCAGATTTTTAGCTACAGAATAAATTATTCAGAAAAATTCTAAATAAGGCTTGTTTACAAGCGCGGCATCCCTACATTTGTGCATTATTTTTAATTTGTCTAAATAAAAACCATTATTGATTGGCGCATGCCTTTTGCCAAACAGGTGCCAACTCTGAATGCTACGCTGTTTGCCAAAGTACTGATATTCAGGAAAAAGGTTCGTGAATTAGATACTAGTAAGCCGATTGACTCCCCGCTATTTTGACATAATTACTATGAAAAAGAAGTATACCCGTCACCTATATACAGCATGGTTTCTGTTCCTACTCATGAATACAACCCGGCTCTGGGCGCAACAAACCGTTGGCAGCATAGAGGGCACAATTTTGCTGGCTGATGGCACACCCGGCGCATTGGCTACCGTACAACTTAAGGGTATCAAAAAAGCCACAATGGCCAATGGAAATGGCCAATTCACCATAACTGGCCTGCCGGTCGGCAAACATGAATTGCAACTATCTATGGTCGGCTATGAGTCTGTTAGCCAGATCATTCAGGTTGAAAACAACAGGCCGACCAACGTGACCATCCGCCTGAAAGCTGCCAGTAATGCACTCGATGAAGTGGTTGTAACCGGGCAATATGAGCCGCAGTCAATAAAAAAATCGGTGTATCAGGTTCGGGTGATCAGTAGCGAACGCATCCGTTTACGGGGCGCGCTGAACGTAATGGGCGTATTGAATAATGAGTTAGGCTTCCGATTCTCCAATGACCTTACGCTAGGCACAACGGATGTTCAGCTAATGGGTATGGCCGGGCGTAGCGTGAAGATCCTGCTGGACGGGTTGCCGATGGTTGACCGGGGCGATACGCGGGAAAGCATCAACCAGATCGATATCAACAGCATCGAACGGATTGAGATTGTCGAAGGGCCAATGTCGGTTTCGTATGGCTCAGATGCGCTGGCAGGTGTCATTAACATTATCACCAAAAAACCAGGTGCCGAACGGCTGGGAATCACGGCCAGAATTCAGGAAGAAACAGCTGGCTCAGACTATAATCTATTGACCAAGCAAGGTGTTCACCTGCAAAATGTAGGGGCCACCTGGCAAAAGAACGGCTGGAACGTATCGGCTGGCGTGACCAACAATACCTTTGGGGGCTGGCAGGGGCTATCGGAAGGACGCGTAAATGACTGGTTACCCAAAGATCAATTGTTTGGTCATGGCAAATTCGGTTACCGGTCAGCAAGAGCTAACGTGTACTATCGGCTGGATGCCCTGAAGGAAAATCTGCTCAGTCAGGGAGCCGAAAATGTTAACACAAATCAGGCGCGTGACCAGAAATACATCACCAACCGCTATGTACATCAGCTACAGGGCGACTGGAAAGTAAACGACCGATTCCAGCTTACCGGGCAGGCTTCTTACACGGATTACCAGCGCCGGACACAAACCACAATTCTGGATGTAAGCACGGGCTTACGCACCCTATCGCTCGGTACGGGTGAACAGGATGTATCGAAATTTACGAGTCAGACATACCGGGCCACTACTCAATACACGGCATCATCGGCATTTTCCCTGCAATCTGGCATCGACATCAACCTGGATGGAGCGTCTGGTGCCCGGATTTCAGGATCACCTACCATTAACGACTATGCGCTTTTCGTTTCGTCAACCATCAGCCCTACGGCCCGCATCAGTATTCGTCCGGGTTTGCGTTTCATCAGGAACTCGGTCTACGACGCGCCACCGGTCATTCCGTCCCTTAACGCCAAATTCGCACTGACCAGCAAGCTTGACCTTCGGGTAGCCTATGCTCGTGGCTTTCGCTCCCCCGCCCTGCGCGAATTGTATTTCAACTTTTTCGACGCCAGCCATTCGATTCGCGGGAATCCGGATCTGAAAGCCGAGACCTCCAACAGTTTTAACGGATCGCTGGCGCTGCAAACCAGTTCGAAAGTCAAATCGACACTCGGCTTTTTCTACAACGACTTCAATAACCTGATCAGCTACGGTGTCGATCCAACGAACCCGAGTATCTCGATGACCATCAACATCGACAAATTCAAAACGACGGGTGCCACCCTGGAGAACGTCTTTACCTGGAAAGATCTGCAAGCTACCGTGGGGTTCTCCTACATCGGTCGTTACAATAGCCTGCTGTCCGACACCACGGCTTATGGCTCGTTACCCACGTTTATCTGGTCGCCGGAGGTCAATACGAACCTGACGTACAGCCTGAAAAAGATTGGTACGAAACTGAGCGTTTTCTACAAATACACCGGCAAACGACCCAGCTACACCGCTACGGTAACCGCCGACAATCAGGTATCGGCCACCTTGACGGAGATCGCGGCTTTCCATTGGGCTGATGCTACGCTCACGAAAACGCTCAATAAATTCCTGATCCTCAACGCGGGTGTTAAAAACCTGCTCAACATTACCCGCCTGGCCAATACCTCAACCGATACAGGCAGTGCGCACAGTACGGCTGGGCCTGTGCCCTACAGTTATGGGCGTTCTTATTTCCTTGGGATCAGCTTTCAATGGTATAAAAACTAAATAATGAATAATG
Coding sequences:
- a CDS encoding TonB-dependent receptor is translated as MKKKYTRHLYTAWFLFLLMNTTRLWAQQTVGSIEGTILLADGTPGALATVQLKGIKKATMANGNGQFTITGLPVGKHELQLSMVGYESVSQIIQVENNRPTNVTIRLKAASNALDEVVVTGQYEPQSIKKSVYQVRVISSERIRLRGALNVMGVLNNELGFRFSNDLTLGTTDVQLMGMAGRSVKILLDGLPMVDRGDTRESINQIDINSIERIEIVEGPMSVSYGSDALAGVINIITKKPGAERLGITARIQEETAGSDYNLLTKQGVHLQNVGATWQKNGWNVSAGVTNNTFGGWQGLSEGRVNDWLPKDQLFGHGKFGYRSARANVYYRLDALKENLLSQGAENVNTNQARDQKYITNRYVHQLQGDWKVNDRFQLTGQASYTDYQRRTQTTILDVSTGLRTLSLGTGEQDVSKFTSQTYRATTQYTASSAFSLQSGIDINLDGASGARISGSPTINDYALFVSSTISPTARISIRPGLRFIRNSVYDAPPVIPSLNAKFALTSKLDLRVAYARGFRSPALRELYFNFFDASHSIRGNPDLKAETSNSFNGSLALQTSSKVKSTLGFFYNDFNNLISYGVDPTNPSISMTINIDKFKTTGATLENVFTWKDLQATVGFSYIGRYNSLLSDTTAYGSLPTFIWSPEVNTNLTYSLKKIGTKLSVFYKYTGKRPSYTATVTADNQVSATLTEIAAFHWADATLTKTLNKFLILNAGVKNLLNITRLANTSTDTGSAHSTAGPVPYSYGRSYFLGISFQWYKN
- a CDS encoding transcriptional repressor, whose translation is MNYQTGLANEIAIDPQEWRERLTSYYRETGTRSSAKQISVAMALGEQMAYTNADTLWLFMRRQKIQISRATVYKTLTWLVGAGFVHKKGNGHRTALYLVNQIQARFLATE